From the genome of Legionella beliardensis:
TCTTGAGAATTAGTCGGTTTCGTAATATGCATACCAAGCTTTCCTGGAGTTGGAAACTCGTGATAATGCAAGGCACGTTGATTTAATAAATCTTTATCCAAAGTGCTTACTCTCTTTTCATAAAACACAGCGAAAAATCATATAGAAAAATAACAAATATGAACAGTCATTTATGGAAAAAAGGCGCATTTTATTGCGCCTTTAAGTATGTATACACACAATAACACCAAGAAACAGCCAAATTTTTATATTGGTGCTTCATTTTGAATGCCTGCCCTTACACTAGACAGATTTTTAAATTCTACCGCCAGTTAAATAAAAGCATGTTCAGAAAATTTTGTTAAGCGCGCTCTGCTTCACGTTTTTTATAGCGATCACGGAATTTTTGTACACGACCACCGGTATCAACTAATTTTTGCTTACCTGTGTAAAAAGGATGGCATTCCGCACATACTTCAACCGTTAAATCATGACATAACGTCGAACGTGTCTCGAAGGAATGGCCACAACTACAAGTAACTTTAATAGTTTCA
Proteins encoded in this window:
- the rpmE gene encoding 50S ribosomal protein L31 — protein: MKASIHPKYETIKVTCSCGHSFETRSTLCHDLTVEVCAECHPFYTGKQKLVDTGGRVQKFRDRYKKREAERA